The following proteins are encoded in a genomic region of Cryptomeria japonica chromosome 11, Sugi_1.0, whole genome shotgun sequence:
- the LOC131065057 gene encoding uncharacterized protein LOC131065057 isoform X3: MEISPSPPKKTERTNLFLRHAMRRKHSFVHLVFMGGIFLLSMKTTGQNYRISELLEEKAALQEEQLALLNKFGNLKQKLLNEAETQAQSSFSSSLHALLAELPGKKEQ; the protein is encoded by the coding sequence ATGGAGATTTCCCCTTCCCCGCCGAAGAAGACAGAGAGGACAAACTTATTCTTAAGACATGCAATGCGACGGAAGCACAGTTTCGTTCACTTGGTTTTCATGGGAGGCATTTTCCTGCTGAGCATGAAGACCACCGGCCAAAATTATCGAATTAGCGAGCTCCTCGAAGAAAAGGCGGCATTGCAGGAGGAGCAGCTTGCTCTTCTCAACAAGTTTGGAAATCTCAAACAGAAGTTGCTGAATGAGGCCGAGACTCAGGCCCAATCCTCTTTTTCCTCGTCCCTTCACGCTCTTCTTGCTGAATTGCCAG